From the Flavimarina sp. Hel_I_48 genome, one window contains:
- a CDS encoding amino acid carrier protein, producing MNRIFTLCIFTLFHINAIGQENTDLAVKLVQSNPTTTINDGEVEAEVQGGKKPYKYQWSNNATPLTASKAKGLTEGISYSLTVTDAEGQSVKKNFEIPAESITENFNGWMKPAVKQMAAILFWDPFEAVGIYDPQVYIDSKEIPIPNWDATTEKKFYLKKWLKGKGERVQEGEKIALVSKENAEDIAIYSPNTGTLHYLVEEGNVIFNPENKEHVIEQGAHHVAELTFDEPIALLHPNGTQRKNAIPFIVIWLIIGSIFFTIKLGFVNISGFRHSIALAKGKFDDPDAPGKIRHFQAMTTAVSATVGLGNIAGVAVAISLGGAGATFWMFIAGFFAMSLKFVECTLGVKYRTIKEDGRIFGGPMNYLRYGLEKRNMKGLGKFLAVLFAVLGVGASFGGGNMLQSNQAFEIVASQIPLLQGHGFYFGIGFAVLVGIVIIGGIDSIANVTSKVVPFMALVYIVGCLIVIGFNIENIGNAFSAIFNGALSPQAMKGGFLGVLIIGLQRAAFSSEAGVGSAAIAHSASKTNNPIADGFTALVEPFIDTMVVCTMTALVLIFTGMHEVDGMGGVELTSDAFASVISWFPNVLAFAVFLFAFSTMVSWSYYGMRSWTYLFGQSKKSEMIYKSIFLLFIVLGASVSLGSVLDFSDMMILAMSFPNIIGLYIMSGEVRDDMKDYLKRLKNGELFMVKDSR from the coding sequence ATGAATAGGATTTTTACTTTATGCATTTTTACATTATTCCATATAAATGCCATTGGTCAGGAAAATACAGACCTGGCAGTAAAACTGGTTCAGTCAAACCCTACGACCACCATAAATGACGGCGAAGTAGAAGCAGAGGTTCAGGGCGGTAAAAAACCTTACAAATACCAGTGGTCCAATAACGCGACCCCGCTTACGGCCTCAAAGGCGAAAGGACTTACAGAAGGAATTTCCTATAGCTTAACGGTGACCGATGCCGAGGGACAAAGCGTAAAGAAGAATTTTGAAATACCCGCAGAATCCATTACCGAAAACTTCAATGGCTGGATGAAACCCGCTGTTAAACAAATGGCCGCCATATTATTTTGGGATCCCTTTGAAGCTGTTGGTATTTATGATCCACAGGTTTACATTGACTCAAAAGAGATACCGATACCCAACTGGGACGCAACTACCGAAAAGAAATTTTATCTTAAAAAATGGCTCAAAGGAAAAGGTGAACGTGTACAAGAGGGAGAAAAAATAGCCCTTGTAAGCAAAGAAAACGCGGAGGATATTGCTATTTATTCCCCTAATACGGGAACGCTGCATTATCTTGTAGAAGAAGGCAACGTGATTTTTAACCCAGAAAATAAAGAACATGTTATAGAGCAGGGGGCGCATCATGTTGCTGAATTGACTTTTGATGAACCCATTGCGTTGCTGCATCCCAACGGGACGCAACGTAAAAATGCTATTCCCTTTATTGTGATCTGGCTTATCATAGGGAGTATATTCTTTACGATTAAGTTGGGCTTTGTCAACATTAGCGGTTTTAGGCATTCCATAGCGCTGGCCAAGGGAAAATTTGATGATCCGGATGCACCTGGTAAAATACGGCATTTTCAGGCCATGACCACAGCAGTTTCGGCCACGGTGGGACTGGGTAATATTGCCGGGGTAGCGGTAGCCATTTCGCTAGGTGGAGCAGGCGCTACGTTCTGGATGTTTATTGCAGGGTTTTTTGCCATGTCGCTCAAGTTTGTAGAATGTACACTGGGTGTCAAATACCGAACGATCAAGGAAGACGGCCGTATTTTTGGTGGGCCCATGAACTATTTACGCTATGGCTTAGAAAAGCGGAACATGAAAGGATTGGGCAAGTTTCTGGCCGTGCTGTTTGCCGTGCTGGGAGTAGGTGCTTCTTTTGGAGGTGGAAATATGCTACAATCCAATCAGGCTTTTGAGATCGTTGCCAGTCAAATACCTTTGCTACAGGGTCACGGTTTTTATTTTGGTATTGGATTTGCCGTGCTCGTGGGGATCGTTATCATAGGCGGTATAGATAGTATTGCCAATGTGACCAGTAAAGTGGTTCCTTTTATGGCGCTGGTTTATATTGTGGGCTGCCTTATCGTGATTGGCTTTAATATTGAGAATATAGGCAACGCTTTTTCAGCGATATTCAACGGGGCGCTTTCCCCCCAAGCCATGAAAGGTGGTTTTCTGGGCGTACTGATCATAGGTCTGCAACGGGCCGCATTCTCCAGTGAGGCCGGTGTGGGATCTGCAGCCATTGCCCATAGTGCCTCTAAAACCAATAATCCTATTGCAGATGGTTTTACCGCACTGGTAGAACCTTTTATTGACACCATGGTAGTTTGCACGATGACCGCGCTGGTGCTCATTTTTACAGGAATGCACGAAGTAGATGGCATGGGCGGGGTAGAGCTTACCTCAGATGCTTTTGCCAGCGTGATTTCCTGGTTTCCCAATGTACTGGCTTTTGCCGTGTTCCTTTTTGCTTTTTCAACAATGGTTTCCTGGTCGTATTATGGAATGCGCTCCTGGACCTATCTTTTTGGCCAGAGTAAAAAATCAGAAATGATTTATAAAAGTATTTTTCTTTTATTTATCGTTCTTGGTGCTTCGGTGAGTCTGGGTTCTGTACTGGATTTTTCTGATATGATGATCCTTGCCATGTCTTTTCCCAATATTATAGGGCTTTACATTATGTCTGGAGAAGTGCGTGATGATATGAAAGACTATTTAAAACGACTCAAAAATGGGGAGTTGTTTATGGTCAAAGATTCCCGCTAA